One Magnetococcus sp. PR-3 genomic window, AGGCACCTGCTTAGGCGAGACCAGCTCTGGCTTTAGGGGACGCCCCGGTGCCTGTACGCCACCATGCCCCACCACCCCATAGTCCGTCTCATGATCAAGCGCCAGCCACAGCTGGGCCGCTTGCCGGGTCAGGGCCATTTTGGTTTCAGGATCGGTCTCATAATAGGCCGACAAGGCCACTTCGCGGGCAAAGTTAAGGGACATGGCTTTCATTCAGATCAGAGGGGAAAACACCTACTTTATAAAGCTTCCTAGCCACAGACAACCCCGACTGTCGCCGCGGATGCTTTAAAGCTCAACAGCCCCCCCAAACGCAGCCCGCCCGCACATGCCGCCCGCTGCAACAGCAACGCGACCGCACCACCCGAAGCCCCCAAGAAAAAAGCCCGACCAAAAGGCCGGGCTTTTTTAAAAAGAGCCTTCCACAGAGCGATCAGCAGACCTTGGCGGCCGCCCGGATCAATGCCCGACCTTTTTCAAAGGCCTGATCGTTGATATCCACCAACTTGGGCTTGCGCACCTTAAAGCGATCCAGCAGGCACTTTTTCAGCACCTCCGCCCCAAAGGGTAGCTGGTCGGCCACGGCCCCCAACATAATGCTGTTAACCAGTTTCAGGTTACCCAGCTCACGGGCCGCTTCACCGGCATCGAACGGATAACAGGTCACCCCGGCTTCACGGATCGCCATTACCGGGTCCTCTGGATAATCAAACAGACCAATGGAAACCACAGGGGGCTCCAAACGCAGCGTATTCACCAACGCCGCAGCACCAGGACGCAGATGGGGGATCCAGCGCATGCCTTCAGCCGCTTCAAAACCCAGAATAAAGTCCGCCGTACCCGCGGCCACCACCGGGGAGAACACCTTCTCACCAAAACGCACGTGGGAGGTCACCACCCCACCCCGTTGGGCCATACCCGCCACTTCGGTTTTTTTAACATCATGACCGGTGGCAATGGCCGCCTCAGAGAGCACCTCTGCCGCGGTCATAATCCCCTGGCCGCCAATACCGCAAACCAGGATGTTTGTCGTTTGATCCGCTTCCATCAGGGCATCTCCGCAACAACAGGGGTAAAGGGTAAAATGGCATCGTGGGCGCAGGTATCGGGGCAGAGATTACAGCCGGTACAGGCGCTGGTCTCAATCTTCACCCAGGCCAGATCGACCTCTTTACCGTTATTCTTCACCTCTTTACCACGCTTGGTGACCAAAATAGCCGGGCAGCCGACATCCAGGCAGTTGGCGCAGCCGGTACACTTATCTTCCTCCACATAAAGAGGCTTAAGGGCATCATAATCATCAATCAACACACAGGGTTGATCGGTCAAGATCACAGAAGGCTCGTTCTGCTTCACCTCATGACGCACCGTCTTGAACAGATCGGGCAGCACATAGGGGTCAACACGGCGAATACGCTCCGGACGCACACCCAGGGCCTCCACCAGCTTGGCAAAGTCCACACGGGGGGCCTCTTCGCCATGGATATCCCGACCGGAACCGGGGTTTTCCTGACCACCGGTCATACCCACCGCACGGTTATCCAGCAGCATAATGGTGACATTGCCCTTGTTATAGACAATATCCAACAACCCCTGCATACCCATATGCAGGAAGGTGGAGTCACCAATCACCCCCACAATGCCCTTCTTCTCATCCACCGCACCCCGGCCTTTATCCAGACCCAGGGCAATCCCCATGGAGGCGCCCATAGAGATGCAGGTATCCAGTGCCTCCCAAGGGTGACCCGCACCCAAGGTGTAGCAACCGATGTCGCCAGAGATGTAGATGTTACGAACCCGTGAGAGGGTATAGAACACCCCAAGGTGGGGACAGGCGGTACACATGGTGGGGGGACGTGGGAACACCTTCACCGGGGGAATGGTGACCGGCGGCTTGTAGGTCTCGCCCAACAGTTTGGCCACCGGGCCCCGCATATTGGCCGGGGAGAGCTCACCAAACTCAGGCAGGATATCCTTACCGTGGATCACCACATCCAGCCCCATGGCCTTCAGCTCGCCTTCAACCAGCGGCTCAACCTCTTCGGCCACCACAATTTTTTCCACCTGCTCAGCCAGGGCACGGATCTCACGCTCAGGCAGCGGGTGGCTAAAACCCATTTTTAAGATGGGGTGGTTGGGGAAGGCCTCTTTGACATGCATATAGGCCGGGCCGGAGGTGATAAAACCAAGGCGCTTATCCGCACCCTGCTCCAGACGGTTCAACCCACTGCGGTTGGCCATATCCTTTAAGCGGCGGTCACGCTGCAACATCCACGGCACCCGTTTTTGGGCTGCGGCGGGGGTCATAACCCAGCGGTCAGGATCTTTTTTAAACCCCGCCACCGCTTTTTCATGGCGCTCCCCAACCGTCACCATGGCTTTAACATGGCAAATACGGGTGGTCATACGCAGAATAACCGGGGCATCCAGATCTTCGGACAGGCCAAAGGCCAGACGGGTCATCTCAAACGCCTCTTGCGAGTCCGCAGGCTCCAGAATAGGCAGGTGGGCAAAACGGCCCCAAAAGCGGGAGTCCTGCTCATTTTGTGAGGAGGAAAAACCCACATCGTCCGCCACAGCGATCACCAGACCGCCCCCCACACCCGCCAGGGTTTGGGTCATTAAAGCATCAGAGGCCACGTTCAGCCCCACATGCTTCATGGCACAGAAGGCACGGGACCCAGCCATAGAGGCACCGATGGCAACCTCCAGAGAGACCTTCTCATTCACCGACCATTCAGAATACATATCCTTAAACAGGCATACGTTTTCCAAAATTTCTGTGGAGGGTGTTCCAGGATAGGCGGCCGCCACACGGCAACCGGCTTCCCACACAGCACGGGCCACAGCTTCGTTGCCCGACAGTAACATTTTTGTACCCGCTTCTGCGGATACCAAGGGATGCGTTAGCATACGTTTATCCAACTTTCTCAGGGTCTCGCGCCCTGCTGGTCCAAACCGATAAGGATCGCCGGTTACCCCTTCCGGTGATCCACCACCCGTACCGCTTTACCTTGGGAACGGGGTACTTCACCGGGCATTTTCACCGCCACGCGACAGGAGATCCCGATGAAATCCTTAATATCCTTTAATGTCTTACTGGCCACACGATCCATCGCTTCCTGCCCCTGTTCAGCCAGGGGTACCGACGCTTCAACGTTGACCAGTAAAGAGTCCATATTACCGTCACGGAACACTTCAATCTGCCAGAATGGCGAGAGTGTCTCCGTCTTTAACAACACCGCCTCAACCTGAGAGGGAAAGACGTTCACACCGCGAATAATCAACATATCGTCGGTACGTCCCATGGGTCTGGCCATGCGTACATGGGTCCGACCACACTTACAGGGTGAGGGGTCTAAAAAGCTGATATCCCGTGTGGCATAGCGGATAATGGGGAAGGCCTCTTTGCTCAGGGAGGTGATGACCAGCTCCCCTTTTTCGCCCACCGGCAACGGCTCACCGGAGTCGGGATCCACCACCTCAACCATGAAGTGATCCTCCCACACATGCAGCCCTTTTTTGGCATGCACACACTCCTGGGCCACACCGGGGCCGATCAGCTCCGACAGACCATAAATATCCACCGCATCAATATGCAGGCGTGACTCAATTTCATAGCGCATGGCCTCGGTCCAAGGTTCCGCGCCAAAAAAGCCCACCTTCACCGGCAGTTTACGCATATCCAGCCCCATCTCCTCGGCCGCTTCCGCCAGGTTCAGCGCATAGGAGGGGGTGCAACAGATGGCATCAGGCAAAAAATCTTTAAGCAACATCAACTGCTTCTGGGTTTGCCCACCAGAGATAGGAATAACCATGCAGCCCAGCTCTTCGGCCCCGTAGTGAAAACCCAACCCCCCGGTAAACAGCCCATAACCGTAGGCGTTCTGCACCCGGTCACCGGCCTTCAAACCGCCGGCGCCCAGGGAGCGGGCCATCAGGCTAGCCCAGGTTTTGACATCCCGGCGGGTATAGCCCACCACCGTCGGTTTACCGGTGGTGCCTGAGGAGGCATGCACACGCACCACCTGCTCTTTAGGCACCGAGAACATGCCAAACGGGTAGTTTTGGCGCAGATGTTCCTTTTTGGTAAAGGGCAGATGCCGAATATCGGCCAGGGTCTGGATGTGGTGTGGTTTAACCCCCAACTCATCCATGGCTTCACGGTAGTGATCCACCGTGGCGTAACAGCGCTCTACCGTATTTTGCAAGCGGCTTAGCTGGAGCTGCTGTAGATCCTCACGGGGCATCGATTCCAATTCAGGCTGAAACATCTTCCAGGTACTCCTTACCCACCAACAGGTCACAAAAAAATGGTCCCCAGGGGTTAACCATCCCCCTTTATGGGTTCCTTCTAAGGGTGTCGGCCACCGATCTTTGGCCCGTCACAGGCTCCGCCCTGCTCCGGCCAACCACACCCTGCTCAACCACCGTCACCCCCCTTACAAGTGGGGTCTCACGGGCTCGCACAGCCCTATAAGGGCTCTGAACTTTTAGGCTCCATCCAGTGGTCCACATGGTCGGAACGCATATAGGCGGTTCCTGAGTAGTGGGCCACATGGGTGCCATCTTCCTTATGCACATTCACATCATAATGGCCGGTTTTGCGGCTACGGCTAAGCTGCTTGGCTTCGCAGATCAGCACCTCGCCCTCATAAGAAGGGGCCGAGAAGGTGATGGAACAGGAGAGCGCCACCGCCACCTGCCCTTCACTGTTACAGGCCACACCAAAAATGGTATCGGCAAAGGCAAAGACCGCCCCACCGTGGATAATCCCCACCCCGTTGAGCATCTCCTTACTCACCACCATACGGGCCAACCCATAGCCGACATCGGCATCGGTAAACTCAATACCCAAGGTACGGGCAAAAGGGATGTCACACATCCAGCGGCCCACTTTTTGGGCCAAGGCCTTGGCATCGTCACTCATCGGTTTTACATATCCTCAGAAATCATATCGTAACCCCGGTCTTCCAACGCCTTAACCAGCGCCTGGGGGTTGGCGGCCTTAAAGCGGATAATGACAATCCGCAGACCGGTTTTATCGGGGTGTAAGGGGGAGACAACCGTGGCGATATAGCCCCCCAAAGCATTGATCCGCCCCAACAGCTCGGTCAACTTGCCGGGTGCATCGGACAGGTGCATGGCGATCCGGGCACTCTCTTTTAAGGTCGAGCCGGTGACATCCAAAAAAAAGTCCATCAGATCAGACTGGGTCACCACCCCCACGAGCTGATCGTGCGCATTTAAAACCGGCAAAAAACCGATCTCTTTTTCCCGCATCAGCACCCCAGCCTCTTCAATCAGGGTCTTGGGGCCGGTGGTCACCACCGCTTTTTCCATAATGGTCTGGGCGGTCACCTTGCTGAGCAGATAGTTGGCCTCAGAGACCGACAGGGTGGTCACCGCTGAGGGTTGGGCCCGCTCCAGATCATGGCTGGTCACCACCCCCACCAACGCCCCATCCTCCACCACCGGTAGATGATGAAAGCGGCGCGTACGCATCAGCTCATTCATCTCGGTCCAGGTCGCCGTGGGGGCGATGGCAACCACCTCCAGGGTCATGATGCGATCCACATACATGGGCTTTCCTCTGCTCCGTTTAAACGTCACAACAACCAAACCATGGCCTGCACCCAACAGGGCCCGCCAAGCCGACTCCCCTACTCACCCCGCATACCGACTGCACCGGGCCGATCAGGGGAGCCTGTCACGGTGGGGCCACCGCGCTTAACAGCCCTGACCAGGCCGCACGCGCTAACAACGCGGGTTTAGTGGCCCAGATAGGCCTTTTTAATCGCTTCATCATTAAGCAGCGCCTTACCCGCCCCCTCCATCGCCACCCGCCCGGTCTCCAGCACGTAGCCCCGGTGGGCGATGGTGAGCGCCGCACGGGCGTTTTGCTCGACCAACAGGCAGGTTAAACCCTGTTCACGGTTTAGGGTTTTGATCACCCGTAAAATCTCCGCCACCAGCAGGGGCGCCAACCCCATGGAGGGTTCATCCAACAACAGCAGCTTGGGTTTGCCCATCAACGCCCGACCAATGGCCACCATCTGCTGCTGCCCTCCCGAGAGGGAACCGGCGGCGTCGTGGCGTTTCTCTTTTAAAATGGGGAACAGATCATAGATCCACTGCAGGGTCTCGCTCAGCCAAGCTTGCTGGTTGCGCTGGGCATAGCCCCCCAGCACCAGATTATCCTCAACCGATAGGGCAGAGAACATCTGCCGCCCTTCTGGCACATGCCCCATCCCCATTTGGGTCCGTAGGTGGGCTGCGGTTTTGGTAATGTTGGTGCCCGCAAACTCAACCTGCCCAGCCGCCATGGGTTGCACCCCTGAGAGGGTACGCAGCAGCGTGGTCTTACCGGCGCCATTGGCCCCAACAATGGCCACCAGCTCACCGGTGTGGACCGTCAGGGCAATCTCTTCTATGGCGGTTACCCGGCCATAGCGGCTGCTTAAACCCGCGACCTGTAACATGACTTCAGAGGCCATCAGTCAACGCTCCATCCCCCAGGTAGGCTTCGATCACACGGGGGTTATCACGGATCTCCGCAGGGCTACCCTCGGCCAACTTACTGCCAAAATCCAGCACCAGCAGCTGTTGGGAAATCCCCATCACCAGCTCCATATTGTGCTCCACCAACATGACGGTTATGCCACTTTGGGCCAATTTTTCAATTAACGCCCCCATCACCGCCGTCTCGGTATCGTTCAACCCTGCCGCGGGTTCATCCATCAGCAACAGCTTGGGTTCGCTGGCCAGGGCACGGGCCACTTCCAGACGTTTCAACTCACCATATGGCAGGGCATCGGCATCGCGCCCCTCCAGGTGGGAGAGCCCGCAAAAAGCCAGCGCGTCACGGGCTTGCTCCTGCATCAAACGGTCCTCTTTAACCGCTGAGGGCAAGCGCAGTGCAGCCGCCCAAAAGCCCGCCTGACCATGGCGATGCCGCCCCACCAGGACATTCTCTAACGCTGACATATTGAAAAAAATTTGAGGGGTCTGGAAGGTTCGGGATATCCCCATGGCCGCCATGGTGTGGGGTTCGGCCCCAACCACCGCTTGATCGTTATAAAAGATCTGCCCAGAGCTCGGGGTGTAGATACCCGACAGCAGATTAAACAGGGTGGTTTTACCGGCACCATTAGGACCGATCACCGAGAAGATCCCCCCCTGCTCCACCGCAAAGCTCAGCTCAAAAATGGCCGAGACCCCACCAAAGCTTTTGGTTAAATGGTCGGTACGCAGCAAGCTACTCATCGCACCGCCTCCGCACCCGGTTTAAAGCGGGTGAACAGCCGCACCATGGCCACCCACACCCCCTGGGGCAAAAAGATCATCAGGGCCATCATAATGCCCCCGAGAATTAGCATTTCATATTCATCAAACAGCACCAACACCTCAGGCAGTAGGGTCAGCACAGCCGCGCCAAACACCGCCCCATAGGTGGAGGCCAAGCCCCCAAGCACCACCATCACCACCAGCTCAATCGAGAAGTGGAAACCAAAGGTCTCAGGACTGACAAACCCTTGTTGATGGGCAAACAGAGAGCCCGCCACGGAGGCAAACAGGGCGGAGACCACAAAAATTTTAACTTTAATGGTGGCGGTATCCACCCCCATCATCTGCGCGCCAACCTCTGAACCATGCAGGGCACGCAACCCATGCCCCACGCGGGAGGCCACCAGGTTTAGGGCGATCCAGACCGAGATCAGCATGGCCACCATCGCCACCCCGTACCACTGCAGGTCGGTTTCGATCATCCAACCAAACAGGGCGAGCGGTGGGATATCACTCAGGCCATCCGGGCCGCCGGTAATCTCCACCGGCTGCACCATAAGGATGTTGCAGATAATGCCAAAGCCCAGCGTGGCCATAGCCAGATAGTGCCCTTTTAGGCGGAGCACCGGACGGGCAATACCCCAGGCGACAATAAAGGTTGCCCCCATCCCCACCACCATGGCCAACCAGGGGTTCAGACCAAAGTTGGTGGTGAGCAGACCACTGCTGTAGGCACCGATGCCAAAGAAGGCCGCATGGCCCAGCGAGATCTGCCCGCCATAGCCGATGAGCAGGTTTAACCCCACCGCCATCATGGCGTTAAAGGCGATCATGGTGCCCACAACGGTGACGTAGTAGTTATCCGGGAACAGGACCGGCAGCGCCGCTACCAGCACCACCAGGGCCAAAAAGCTCAGCAGACGCCTCATACCCGCGCCCCCTGTTTTTTACCAAACAGCCCACTGGGACGGAAAAAC contains:
- a CDS encoding ABC transporter ATP-binding protein, giving the protein MSSLLRTDHLTKSFGGVSAIFELSFAVEQGGIFSVIGPNGAGKTTLFNLLSGIYTPSSGQIFYNDQAVVGAEPHTMAAMGISRTFQTPQIFFNMSALENVLVGRHRHGQAGFWAAALRLPSAVKEDRLMQEQARDALAFCGLSHLEGRDADALPYGELKRLEVARALASEPKLLLMDEPAAGLNDTETAVMGALIEKLAQSGITVMLVEHNMELVMGISQQLLVLDFGSKLAEGSPAEIRDNPRVIEAYLGDGALTDGL
- a CDS encoding indolepyruvate oxidoreductase subunit beta, with translation MEADQTTNILVCGIGGQGIMTAAEVLSEAAIATGHDVKKTEVAGMAQRGGVVTSHVRFGEKVFSPVVAAGTADFILGFEAAEGMRWIPHLRPGAAALVNTLRLEPPVVSIGLFDYPEDPVMAIREAGVTCYPFDAGEAARELGNLKLVNSIMLGAVADQLPFGAEVLKKCLLDRFKVRKPKLVDINDQAFEKGRALIRAAAKVC
- a CDS encoding CBS and ACT domain-containing protein codes for the protein MYVDRIMTLEVVAIAPTATWTEMNELMRTRRFHHLPVVEDGALVGVVTSHDLERAQPSAVTTLSVSEANYLLSKVTAQTIMEKAVVTTGPKTLIEEAGVLMREKEIGFLPVLNAHDQLVGVVTQSDLMDFFLDVTGSTLKESARIAMHLSDAPGKLTELLGRINALGGYIATVVSPLHPDKTGLRIVIIRFKAANPQALVKALEDRGYDMISEDM
- a CDS encoding ABC transporter ATP-binding protein; translated protein: MASEVMLQVAGLSSRYGRVTAIEEIALTVHTGELVAIVGANGAGKTTLLRTLSGVQPMAAGQVEFAGTNITKTAAHLRTQMGMGHVPEGRQMFSALSVEDNLVLGGYAQRNQQAWLSETLQWIYDLFPILKEKRHDAAGSLSGGQQQMVAIGRALMGKPKLLLLDEPSMGLAPLLVAEILRVIKTLNREQGLTCLLVEQNARAALTIAHRGYVLETGRVAMEGAGKALLNDEAIKKAYLGH
- a CDS encoding branched-chain amino acid ABC transporter permease; amino-acid sequence: MRRLLSFLALVVLVAALPVLFPDNYYVTVVGTMIAFNAMMAVGLNLLIGYGGQISLGHAAFFGIGAYSSGLLTTNFGLNPWLAMVVGMGATFIVAWGIARPVLRLKGHYLAMATLGFGIICNILMVQPVEITGGPDGLSDIPPLALFGWMIETDLQWYGVAMVAMLISVWIALNLVASRVGHGLRALHGSEVGAQMMGVDTATIKVKIFVVSALFASVAGSLFAHQQGFVSPETFGFHFSIELVVMVVLGGLASTYGAVFGAAVLTLLPEVLVLFDEYEMLILGGIMMALMIFLPQGVWVAMVRLFTRFKPGAEAVR
- a CDS encoding thiamine pyrophosphate-dependent enzyme translates to MLTHPLVSAEAGTKMLLSGNEAVARAVWEAGCRVAAAYPGTPSTEILENVCLFKDMYSEWSVNEKVSLEVAIGASMAGSRAFCAMKHVGLNVASDALMTQTLAGVGGGLVIAVADDVGFSSSQNEQDSRFWGRFAHLPILEPADSQEAFEMTRLAFGLSEDLDAPVILRMTTRICHVKAMVTVGERHEKAVAGFKKDPDRWVMTPAAAQKRVPWMLQRDRRLKDMANRSGLNRLEQGADKRLGFITSGPAYMHVKEAFPNHPILKMGFSHPLPEREIRALAEQVEKIVVAEEVEPLVEGELKAMGLDVVIHGKDILPEFGELSPANMRGPVAKLLGETYKPPVTIPPVKVFPRPPTMCTACPHLGVFYTLSRVRNIYISGDIGCYTLGAGHPWEALDTCISMGASMGIALGLDKGRGAVDEKKGIVGVIGDSTFLHMGMQGLLDIVYNKGNVTIMLLDNRAVGMTGGQENPGSGRDIHGEEAPRVDFAKLVEALGVRPERIRRVDPYVLPDLFKTVRHEVKQNEPSVILTDQPCVLIDDYDALKPLYVEEDKCTGCANCLDVGCPAILVTKRGKEVKNNGKEVDLAWVKIETSACTGCNLCPDTCAHDAILPFTPVVAEMP
- a CDS encoding PaaI family thioesterase, which gives rise to MSDDAKALAQKVGRWMCDIPFARTLGIEFTDADVGYGLARMVVSKEMLNGVGIIHGGAVFAFADTIFGVACNSEGQVAVALSCSITFSAPSYEGEVLICEAKQLSRSRKTGHYDVNVHKEDGTHVAHYSGTAYMRSDHVDHWMEPKSSEPL
- a CDS encoding phenylacetate--CoA ligase family protein, whose protein sequence is MFQPELESMPREDLQQLQLSRLQNTVERCYATVDHYREAMDELGVKPHHIQTLADIRHLPFTKKEHLRQNYPFGMFSVPKEQVVRVHASSGTTGKPTVVGYTRRDVKTWASLMARSLGAGGLKAGDRVQNAYGYGLFTGGLGFHYGAEELGCMVIPISGGQTQKQLMLLKDFLPDAICCTPSYALNLAEAAEEMGLDMRKLPVKVGFFGAEPWTEAMRYEIESRLHIDAVDIYGLSELIGPGVAQECVHAKKGLHVWEDHFMVEVVDPDSGEPLPVGEKGELVITSLSKEAFPIIRYATRDISFLDPSPCKCGRTHVRMARPMGRTDDMLIIRGVNVFPSQVEAVLLKTETLSPFWQIEVFRDGNMDSLLVNVEASVPLAEQGQEAMDRVASKTLKDIKDFIGISCRVAVKMPGEVPRSQGKAVRVVDHRKG